GAATATAATGTTCCAGATTTTCAAGGTAcgaaatattaatattaatatatattttttaggaaacatgttggaataaaaaaaacccagaaaatatcttcttctttctttgttgtttttcactTCCTTTGTTTTCATTCGTAGTTCTTTTTATGGGTTCGTTAATTTTCATTTGCTAGAGTATTGgatttcaagaaaaagatatttatgAATCTTATACATATTATAGAGTATGGTTTTCCTTTTTGTAAGATCTTTCGCAGTGCTAGTGGGTGTCGGATTTCTTTTTGGTAATGTTAGTGGGCATTATGTTATgagtttctgtttttattttttcagattaaTTGTTTTTTCTACTTCAGGAATTTATGATTCTGTACCTGCAAGTTTTCATGTACGGTTTGAACGTATGAATTCCCAATTTGGTCCTTGTTTTCTGGTATTCCTGAATTTCAGGCAATACCCATTTGGATTATTTAATGggtttttactttaattttgatttcaacaTTTTGGACACtatttttgagttttgttttatcttattttctctgggtttttttctttctttctttttttttttttttgtatttttgcttgTAAAGATCAATAATGCTGTCTGTGCAGTAGTACCCCCTCATGGCCTCATCTTCTCCGCATCATTgactggaatttttttttgggtcttagAGATTCTTTTTTGGGGCTCTGAGCTTTAGGTGGGTATTTTCTGTGTACATTAAAAAAGGTTCCCTTTTATGGAAATGGGATCTGCTTTTCCACATCTCATCATAAATAATAACAAcgctaataataataattcatgtTGGTTATCTGATCCCCTTGTGAAAAGAACCACCCATGGAGGTCATGATTTCTACCACAGAGCACAGACCTTGTCTTATGTGCAACAAATGCCTTAAAAAAATGCCAAACCTTCTCATGTTTTGTCTGGGGTTTTGGTTTGTGTAGCTGTGTAGGCATGTTCAGGTAAGAAGATATGATTATGGGTATTAATAGAAATGAATTTCGATCTAATTTAATAAAGACTGTATCAGCTTTTGTTCCTTCTATGCTCCTTCGcctcctcatcttcttctttttgttggttGAATGCAGGACTGGTTTTGATTCGATAGAATTTTTCTGACTCTCAAAAGAATGGAGGGTGACACATTTTCAGGACTTGGTAATGGCACCCAGATTGATGGCAAGATCTTGCAGACATTTCAGAAGAACTTTGTTCAAGTCCAGCATATCTTGGATCAGAACAGGGTCCTCATCAATGAGATAAACCAGAACCATGAGTCCAAGATCCCTGACAACCTCAGCAGGAATGTGGGTCTGATCAGGGAGCTCAACAACAACATCAGGAGGGTGGTTGACCTCTATGCAGACCTTTCCAGTTCCTTTACCAAATCCGTGGAAGCTTCCTCCGAGGGGGATTCTAGTGGTGCTTTGAAATCAGATGGCAAAGCTGGCCACAAGCGAAATAGGCCTGCGTAGAAAATTTGAGTTCGAAATTCTTTTGCATGGTGGGAGACAAGAATTTCACAATTCGTATTGAGGTGGTAGAGCATGATTAGATTATGTAACTCTCTTGTATCAGTGAACTGTCTAGTTCTTCACTTACATTTCGTagagaaaataatgaattttcCAGAAGTTCTACTTGGCCTCCTTGTAACTCAGTGTAACTGTGGATCACTGGATCTAATTTGAGAGTACCGAGCATGTATGTGCcatctattttcttcttctggtCCTGTTCTTGAAAATGGGTaataaaaaggttttttttttttgaacctaTTTATTCTCCGCCCAACCCCCATCCATTTTTTCTATATAACTCAGGGATTTAACAGAGAGCTGATCTGTCATTTATATACATGTACAGTTTCTTGATTTCCTTTTCAAAGATATTTAAGAGCTTTTTAGCTTCCATTAACTTTTTTCTGTTTGTCAAAAAGGCTGAAATCTAATATGGGGCTTTTCAAATTTGCCATATTATCGATCTCTTTTTCCTGTATTATCATCATCTACTTTTGATAAAGACTCATTTATTATGCCCTTTTGGACCTCCCCACATGCCAGTTTCTTTTAGGCCTTAGCTGAGGACTGAAGTGAAGAGGTTTCAGATACTGTTTTCAGTCATCTACCCAGTTAGCAAATCTCCTTTTCTTCCCTTCTCTTTGCCAAGAAGCTACTGTTGAAATGTATGTGGAGAAGTGAACAAGAATTCTTCTCCTGTGAAGATGCTCTGAAACAATTGAAAGAAAAGCAGCTTTAGATAATCTTTTTAGTTCCAAGTCACACACCACCACAAGAACAGAATCTTAGATAAGAGATGATGAGCTTTTGACCAATATTTTATCTCTGTTGTAACCAATGACAGTCTCTGGGATAGGGTATTGGTAGGGAAATAAAGTATTCTACAGGTGGTTTAAAACAAAGCACTACAGTTCCTGGAGACAGACAGATATGTGTAAACAGTGACCCCCAACAACATGACAAGGGACCCAAAGGTTCTTTTGGAGATGGAACTGAGCTTCTCCATGCTTATCCCTTCCTCTACATAGgttctttctcttttactttacaattttttttcctccttttgatTCTCATTATGCAATAAATATCCTTTATGACTTCCTTCAAGTTGATGATTCCCCCggcatctctctctttctctgattGAGTACATGTCTTTTTTGGTGGACCCAGCTTTTGGAAACCTAATTTCCTGATCTTTGGAGAATGGCCCACATGACTGATTGCTGGAAATGGCTCGT
The Alnus glutinosa chromosome 14, dhAlnGlut1.1, whole genome shotgun sequence genome window above contains:
- the LOC133857237 gene encoding protein ELF4-LIKE 4-like, producing MEGDTFSGLGNGTQIDGKILQTFQKNFVQVQHILDQNRVLINEINQNHESKIPDNLSRNVGLIRELNNNIRRVVDLYADLSSSFTKSVEASSEGDSSGALKSDGKAGHKRNRPA